GGGGGCACAGCTGGCTCCTCCGGGGCAATACAGTATCACAGGGCTCTGGCCCAGCCCGGGCCAGGGTGCCGACCCTCCCCACGGGGCCCTCTCCGGAAGGGCCCAGGGCTGGCGCATCCCTTAAAGAACAGGTTGAGCTCGCTGTGCGCGCTCCCATCTCACAGAGAGGTAGGGTCCAGGGACATTAACCTTATTATAACTGGGATTCAGTCACACCCCGAGATTCTAAACATTGGggtctgtgtcccctcccctAATCCCCAGGTGTAAAAAGACCCTTATTTCATTAGCGGCAGCTGCTTTTGATGTTCCTACTGATGGACGGTTAGACAAAGGGAATGACaagcagagaaaaaaacaaataagcatcGAAAGCTACATGAACGGGGTGCAGAGCCTCTCCAAACACAAAATGCTGAgcccttcttttccttccccttcccctcggCCCTGCGCCCACCCCATCCTACCCTGGTCACTCAGGCAAGCTGTAGATGGATATAGGTAAAGATGCAGGAGGTGATGGAGAAGGCGATGGCCGCGTAGATAAAGATGGAGAGGTGCGGAAAATGGTCGAGATAGCAGCCTTCGTCCAGTGGAGGTGTCTCCTCCCGGGGAGAGGAGCGCGCTGCGGCCCTGGGGGGCTGCCCGGAGCGGGCCCCCTGCGCCCTCCCGCCTGCGCGCCGACCAGCCTTCTTCCCTGAGGCCCAGGCCGCCGACTTGGGCCCGCGGACGGCGGGGGGATCTTCTGGGGGAGGCTTGTCAAACAGGCCTTCGGAGTTAGCGTCGGGGTCTTGGCAAAGCTGCTCGGTGTCCCACGATTTGCACTGAAA
This is a stretch of genomic DNA from Camelus bactrianus isolate YW-2024 breed Bactrian camel chromosome 16, ASM4877302v1, whole genome shotgun sequence. It encodes these proteins:
- the LOC105068719 gene encoding uncharacterized protein LOC105068719, giving the protein MADQFFQCKSWDTEQLCQDPDANSEGLFDKPPPEDPPAVRGPKSAAWASGKKAGRRAGGRAQGARSGQPPRAAARSSPREETPPLDEGCYLDHFPHLSIFIYAAIAFSITSCIFTYIHLQLA